The following are from one region of the Amylibacter sp. IMCC11727 genome:
- a CDS encoding TetR/AcrR family transcriptional regulator translates to MSDTKTALLDSAERAARRFGFDGFSYADLAQDVGIRKASIHYHFPSKASLSVAMMRRYRETFVGVCAQIESAEETGAGRLRALISQYESALENGTCLCLCVALSNSRDSLCAETLDQMAQFRAAMMEWIGGVFAQGQQDGSIAGVVDAAKEAAAMLPLLEGAQLAARVSGEIAVFRAATSLLQDRLS, encoded by the coding sequence ATGAGCGATACAAAAACAGCATTGCTCGATTCAGCGGAGCGCGCGGCCCGACGGTTTGGGTTTGACGGTTTCAGCTATGCCGATCTGGCGCAGGATGTGGGCATCCGCAAAGCCAGTATCCATTATCATTTCCCCAGCAAGGCATCGTTAAGCGTGGCCATGATGCGGCGGTATCGCGAAACATTTGTTGGCGTGTGTGCGCAAATTGAGAGCGCCGAGGAAACAGGCGCGGGGCGCTTGCGCGCTTTGATCTCGCAGTACGAGTCGGCGTTGGAGAACGGGACCTGCCTGTGTTTGTGTGTGGCATTGTCCAATAGTCGAGACAGCTTGTGTGCAGAAACGCTCGACCAGATGGCGCAGTTTCGTGCGGCCATGATGGAATGGATTGGCGGCGTGTTTGCGCAGGGGCAACAGGACGGCTCGATTGCGGGTGTTGTGGATGCGGCAAAGGAAGCGGCGGCAATGCTGCCCCTGTTGGAAGGGGCGCAATTGGCGGCGCGTGTTAGCGGGGAAATTGCAGTGTTTCGCGCGGCAACATCGTTGTTGCAGGATCGGCTTAGTTAA
- a CDS encoding cupin domain-containing protein: MDLNADFSKRVVVHSDQVDWVKSPMPGVDRRMLDRIGGEVARATTIVRYAAGSAFSEHTHTGGEEFIVLEGVFSDEHGDFPAGSYIRNPPTSAHTPGSAPGCVIFVKLWQFDLEDRTQVKIDMNKMEAVRDADRAGVSVMPLFQDARETVRTEIWDAGADVMLDLPEGGEFLVLDGGFEESGDTLGTEGWLRVPEGGLLRATAGAKGARVWMKLRHIPHAKPPAV, translated from the coding sequence ATGGATTTGAATGCAGATTTTAGCAAACGCGTGGTGGTTCATTCGGATCAAGTGGACTGGGTGAAATCCCCAATGCCAGGCGTTGATCGGCGGATGCTTGATCGTATCGGCGGCGAGGTGGCGCGGGCCACGACAATTGTGCGATATGCGGCTGGCAGTGCGTTTTCTGAGCATACGCATACAGGGGGTGAAGAATTCATCGTGCTGGAGGGTGTGTTTTCAGATGAACATGGGGATTTTCCTGCGGGCTCTTACATTCGCAATCCGCCCACTTCGGCCCATACACCTGGATCGGCGCCAGGGTGCGTGATTTTTGTGAAGCTGTGGCAGTTTGATTTAGAGGATCGCACGCAGGTGAAGATTGACATGAATAAGATGGAAGCGGTGCGTGATGCGGATCGCGCAGGCGTGTCGGTGATGCCGTTGTTTCAAGACGCGCGTGAAACGGTGCGGACCGAGATTTGGGATGCGGGCGCGGATGTGATGCTTGATCTGCCAGAAGGCGGTGAATTTCTGGTGCTGGACGGTGGCTTTGAAGAGAGCGGTGACACCCTTGGCACTGAGGGTTGGTTGCGTGTGCCAGAGGGTGGTTTGTTACGGGCCACGGCGGGGGCAAAAGGGGCGCGGGTTTGGATGAAGTTGCGTCATATCCCCCATGCGAAACCACCAGCGGTTTAA
- a CDS encoding FAD-dependent oxidoreductase, with translation MEQTDILIIGGGLAGCALADALAQAGRDFILVEARDRLGGRIKTMRVGADHFDLGPAWFWDGQPRMATAVARFGVQVFDQYAEGELSFEDERGAVHRGQGYASMAGSHRLDGGMRALVEAFSRGLPKGAVRLGQAVSQVRRATDGIEATFVGGAKITAKQVVLALPPRVAAMIAFDPVLPADAMQAMMAVPTWMAGQAKAVAVYDRPFWREGGLSGDAMSRYGPMVEIHDASPVSVATGALFGFIGVPPKARHDQDVLRKQVIAQLARLFGENATTPTKLEIKDWACDPRTAVEADQAPLYAHPRYGMPVALADLWGGRLVFGGTEVARDFGGYLEGALEAAEQAFRSVDQAKEQVP, from the coding sequence GTGGAGCAGACAGATATCCTGATTATTGGCGGTGGCTTGGCGGGCTGTGCGCTGGCGGATGCTTTGGCGCAGGCAGGACGCGATTTCATCTTGGTCGAGGCGCGGGATCGCTTAGGCGGACGGATCAAAACGATGCGTGTGGGTGCTGATCATTTTGATCTGGGGCCCGCGTGGTTTTGGGACGGGCAGCCGCGTATGGCGACAGCGGTTGCGCGGTTCGGGGTGCAAGTGTTCGATCAATACGCCGAAGGTGAACTGAGCTTTGAAGATGAACGCGGTGCGGTCCATCGTGGGCAAGGATATGCGTCAATGGCAGGGTCACATCGGCTGGACGGTGGCATGCGGGCTTTGGTGGAGGCGTTTTCACGTGGTTTACCAAAGGGTGCAGTGCGGCTCGGGCAGGCCGTATCGCAGGTGCGCAGGGCCACTGATGGGATTGAGGCAACCTTTGTCGGAGGGGCAAAGATCACAGCGAAACAGGTTGTTTTGGCGCTGCCGCCGCGCGTGGCGGCGATGATCGCGTTTGATCCCGTTTTACCAGCGGATGCGATGCAAGCGATGATGGCGGTGCCAACGTGGATGGCAGGGCAGGCCAAGGCGGTGGCGGTTTATGATCGTCCGTTTTGGCGCGAAGGCGGATTGTCTGGGGATGCCATGAGCCGATATGGGCCGATGGTGGAAATTCACGATGCGTCACCTGTTTCAGTCGCCACAGGCGCGCTGTTTGGGTTTATCGGTGTGCCACCAAAGGCGCGGCACGATCAAGATGTGTTGCGCAAGCAAGTCATCGCGCAATTGGCTCGCCTGTTTGGAGAGAACGCAACGACGCCGACAAAGTTGGAGATTAAGGACTGGGCTTGTGATCCGCGCACGGCGGTGGAGGCAGATCAGGCCCCCCTGTATGCGCATCCAAGGTATGGAATGCCAGTGGCGCTGGCCGATCTTTGGGGTGGGCGATTGGTGTTCGGAGGCACCGAGGTGGCGCGGGATTTCGGAGGATATCTGGAAGGGGCGCTGGAAGCCGCAGAGCAGGCATTTCGATCGGTGGACCAAGCAAAGGAGCAGGTGCCATGA
- a CDS encoding TIM barrel protein yields MTAPKPKFSANLGFLWADIPLPDAIHAAHGAGFDAVECHWPYATPAHDVTAALDETGLQMLSLNTARGTGGAGDFGLSALPDRVAQARAAIDQAIDYATAINTPNIHVLAGNAHGHTAHATFIENLHYATTQAAQRDITILIEPLNRFDAPNYFLKTTDQAAAILKEVSVPNLKLMFDCYHVGRTEGDVANRFTALRPFIGHVQFASVPDRGRPDQGTLDYAAVFKHITDAGYTAPLGAEYKPNGPTDETLHWMHIL; encoded by the coding sequence ATGACTGCACCCAAACCAAAATTCTCCGCAAACCTCGGGTTTCTCTGGGCAGACATCCCGCTGCCCGATGCCATTCACGCCGCCCACGGGGCGGGGTTTGACGCGGTTGAATGCCATTGGCCCTATGCAACGCCAGCCCATGACGTTACCGCGGCCCTTGATGAAACAGGCCTGCAAATGCTCAGCCTTAACACCGCGCGCGGCACAGGGGGTGCGGGGGATTTTGGCCTCAGCGCCCTGCCTGATCGCGTTGCCCAAGCCCGCGCTGCCATTGATCAGGCCATCGACTATGCCACAGCGATCAACACGCCAAACATTCACGTCCTCGCAGGCAACGCACACGGGCACACAGCCCACGCCACCTTTATTGAAAACCTACACTACGCCACCACACAGGCGGCCCAGCGCGACATCACAATTTTGATCGAACCGCTCAATCGCTTTGACGCACCGAACTACTTTCTGAAAACAACAGATCAAGCCGCAGCGATCCTCAAAGAGGTGTCCGTCCCAAACCTCAAACTCATGTTTGATTGTTACCATGTGGGGCGTACCGAAGGGGATGTCGCAAACCGCTTTACCGCGCTGCGCCCCTTCATTGGTCATGTGCAATTCGCTTCAGTGCCGGATCGTGGCAGACCAGACCAAGGCACGCTCGATTACGCCGCAGTCTTCAAACACATCACAGATGCAGGATACACCGCACCTTTGGGCGCAGAATACAAACCCAACGGCCCAACAGATGAAACCCTCCACTGGATGCACATCCTTTAA